In Achromobacter pestifer, the DNA window GGGCTTCCAGGCCCTGAAGGACGACCTGCGGCGCGACGCCGCCGTCGAATACCTGGGTCGGCAGGATCTGTCCTTGATGGACATCGCCGAGCGCCTGGGTTTTTCCGAACCCAGCACCTTCCACCGCGCTTTCAAGAAATGGACCGGTGTGTCGCCGGGCGAGTACCGCCGCAACCGCCTGGTCTGCGGCCCGGCGGGCCGGCAAGCCGCTGACACTTTTCGCCTATCGGTTTGACGCCTGCGGCCATTGCCGCGATCCGGCCCCCAGGGAGAAGCTAGGGGCTCGGCGACGAACGCCCGCTGTTCCGCGCAAGGAGCACGGCGCCGCAGGAGACGAGCACCATGTACCTGACACAAGGCCTGCATCGCGCATGCCGGCTGCACCCCGGCAAGATTGCGCTGCACGAAGGCGCGAGGCGCTGGACCTATGCCGCGCTGATCGATTGGACCGCCCGCAAGGCCGCGGTATTGCGCGGCCATGGCGTGCTGCCGGGCGATCGCGTGGCGTTATGGGGCGCCAACGGGGCGGACCATGTGTCGTGGATCCTGGCGTGCTGGTGGCTGGGGGCGGCGGTGCTGCCGCTGAACACGCGCTGGAGTGGCGGGGAGCTTGCGCGGGCGCTGGCTGACTGCAGCCCGCGCCTGCTGCTGGTGGACGAGACCATGGCGCCGCGCATGGCCGATGTGGACATTCCTGCCGGCACGGCGCCGCTGTCCGCTGAAGTGTTGGAAGCGCACGCCGCCGTGGCTGCGCCGTTGGAGGATGTCCGCGCGGGCGGCGACGCGCTGGCCGCGGTCCTCTTTACCGGTGGCACGACCGGCGCGCCCAAGGGCGCCATGCTGACGCACGCGAATCTCTGGAGCGCCGCGGTGGCCAGGATGGCCAGCGTTTCTACTCCGCCCGAGAGCCGCACCCTGCTGGTCGCGCCGCTATTCCATGTCGCCGGATTGGGACGATTGATCGGACAGTTTGTCGCGGGCGCCTCGGTGGTGTCGCAACGCGGCTTCCAGCCCCGTGCGGTGCTGCAGGCCCTGCAGGACGACGGCATAAGCGAGGTGCTGCTGGTGCCCAGCATGATTCAGATGCTGCTGGACGAGCCCGGGTTCGCGCAGTATCGGCTGGACGGCGTGCGGCGCGTGATCTGGGGTGCATCGCCCATTTCCCGGGCTTTGCTCGACCGCGCGCTGGCGGCCTTTCCCCAAGCGGAATTCGTGCATGCCTACGGCATGACCGAAACCGCCGCCACCGTCGCCATCAATGCAGAGGTGCGCCAAGGCGGTGTGCGCGCCGAATCGGCGGGAAGGCCCGCGGTGGGCGTCGAAACCTGCATACTCGCGCCCGATGGCAGCGAGGCGGCGCCGGGCGTGGTCGGCGAATTGGCGGTGCGCGGACCCATGGTGATGCGGGGTTACTGGAACCGGCCCGAAGAAACGCGCCGCGCATTCGACCGGGGCTGGCTGTTGACAGGCGACGCGGCCCGCCAGGACGAGGACGGGTATCTATACATCGTCGACCGGCTCAAGGACATGATCGTCAGCGGCGGCGAAAACGTCTACGGCGCCGAAGTGGAGGGCGTGCTGGCCCGCCATGCGCTGGTCGCGCGCTGCGCGGTCATCGGCGTGGCGCATGCGCGCTGGGGCGAGGCGGTGCATGCGGTGATCGTGCCGCGTCCCGGCATGGAAGCGGACGCGCACGCCCTGGACAGGCACTGCCGCCAGTGGCTCGCCGCCTACAAGTGTCCCAAGACCTACGAATTCCTTGGCGAACTGCCCCTGTCGGCCGCGGGCAAGGTGCTGAAGTCCG includes these proteins:
- a CDS encoding class I adenylate-forming enzyme family protein produces the protein MYLTQGLHRACRLHPGKIALHEGARRWTYAALIDWTARKAAVLRGHGVLPGDRVALWGANGADHVSWILACWWLGAAVLPLNTRWSGGELARALADCSPRLLLVDETMAPRMADVDIPAGTAPLSAEVLEAHAAVAAPLEDVRAGGDALAAVLFTGGTTGAPKGAMLTHANLWSAAVARMASVSTPPESRTLLVAPLFHVAGLGRLIGQFVAGASVVSQRGFQPRAVLQALQDDGISEVLLVPSMIQMLLDEPGFAQYRLDGVRRVIWGASPISRALLDRALAAFPQAEFVHAYGMTETAATVAINAEVRQGGVRAESAGRPAVGVETCILAPDGSEAAPGVVGELAVRGPMVMRGYWNRPEETRRAFDRGWLLTGDAARQDEDGYLYIVDRLKDMIVSGGENVYGAEVEGVLARHALVARCAVIGVAHARWGEAVHAVIVPRPGMEADAHALDRHCRQWLAAYKCPKTYEFLGELPLSAAGKVLKSVLRQDHESRRAAIAAPAHQENQA